From a region of the Pseudoxanthomonas sp. X-1 genome:
- the dndC gene encoding DNA phosphorothioation system sulfurtransferase DndC — protein sequence MRTQGDTVQPKAKTAKVASAFAELGFKQTISLLLEEITALYRADSIPWVVGYSGGKDSTATLQLVWLALSKLPAEERTKPVYVISTDTLVENPIVAAWVARSLDHMADRAAAEGLPFTTHRLTPDPTNTFWVNLIGRGYPAPRPKFRWCTERLKIHPSNRFISDVVKRSGEAILVLGMRKAESHARARVMDRLEGQRIRERLSPNANLQNSYVYTPVETWTNDDVWTFLMQVKNPWGFPNKDLLTMYQGASADGECPLVIDSSTPSCGDSRFGCWVCTLVEKDKSMHAMIQNDQEKEWMLPLLELRNELDADDRKLRDFRRMNGAVQLFKDRVIPGPYTQQAREHWLRKVLQAQKHIREHGPDIVRSIELITLPELAEIRRLWVLEKHELEDNLPAIYEQAVGAPYPGPRLDDNLVLGADEMRVLKEICGDDQIHFELTRELLDIERQSRTMARRAGLFKSLEKAFRRGFYDSAEDAEQRALRRQEILKSARSNDEEHDLLNLKLIDEREDESVPGAIS from the coding sequence ATGCGCACGCAAGGGGACACCGTGCAGCCTAAGGCCAAGACAGCGAAGGTAGCGAGTGCGTTTGCGGAGCTAGGCTTCAAGCAAACCATTTCTTTGCTGCTAGAAGAGATCACCGCGCTCTATCGGGCCGACTCCATTCCCTGGGTCGTCGGCTACAGTGGGGGCAAGGACTCCACTGCCACCTTGCAGTTGGTTTGGTTGGCGTTGTCCAAGCTGCCGGCAGAAGAGCGCACGAAGCCCGTGTATGTGATCAGCACCGATACGCTGGTCGAGAATCCCATCGTCGCCGCTTGGGTGGCGCGATCCCTCGATCACATGGCCGACCGCGCCGCAGCCGAAGGGCTGCCATTCACCACGCATCGCCTGACCCCGGACCCGACGAACACGTTCTGGGTGAACTTGATCGGCCGTGGCTATCCCGCGCCCCGCCCGAAGTTCCGATGGTGCACGGAGCGGCTCAAGATCCATCCTTCGAACCGATTCATTTCCGACGTCGTGAAGAGAAGCGGCGAGGCGATTCTCGTCTTGGGCATGCGCAAGGCCGAGAGCCATGCGCGCGCGCGCGTGATGGACCGCCTGGAGGGTCAGCGCATCCGCGAGCGCCTGTCGCCGAACGCGAACCTGCAGAACTCCTACGTCTACACGCCCGTGGAAACCTGGACCAACGATGACGTCTGGACGTTCCTCATGCAGGTCAAGAACCCCTGGGGGTTTCCGAACAAGGACCTACTCACCATGTACCAAGGCGCCTCAGCCGATGGCGAGTGCCCCTTGGTGATCGATTCGTCGACGCCCAGCTGCGGAGACAGTCGTTTCGGATGCTGGGTTTGCACGCTTGTGGAGAAAGACAAGTCGATGCACGCCATGATCCAGAACGATCAGGAGAAGGAGTGGATGCTCCCCTTGCTGGAACTGCGCAACGAGCTCGATGCAGACGATCGCAAGCTGCGTGATTTCAGGCGAATGAATGGCGCAGTGCAGCTCTTCAAGGACCGGGTAATCCCAGGGCCGTACACGCAGCAGGCGCGGGAACATTGGCTGCGCAAGGTCCTGCAGGCGCAAAAGCATATCCGCGAACACGGCCCCGACATCGTTCGTTCGATCGAGCTCATCACATTGCCAGAACTGGCGGAGATCCGGCGCCTGTGGGTTCTCGAGAAGCACGAGCTCGAGGACAACCTGCCTGCCATCTACGAGCAGGCCGTGGGCGCCCCCTACCCCGGCCCGCGCCTCGATGACAATCTGGTGCTTGGGGCGGACGAGATGCGTGTTCTGAAGGAGATCTGTGGCGACGACCAGATCCATTTCGAGCTGACGCGGGAGCTGTTGGATATCGAGCGGCAAAGTCGAACGATGGCTCGCCGCGCAGGGCTATTTAAGTCACTGGAGAAGGCATTCCGCAGGGGATTCTACGACAGCGCCGAGGATGCGGAACAACGCGCCTTGAGGCGACAGGAAATTCTCAAGAGCGCCCGCAGCAACGACGAGGAACACGA